In Candidatus Zymogenus saltonus, the genomic window CTCCATAAAACCGCCATAAGTCCGATCGTTTTCTTCCGGCTCCATCTGTCAACGAGAAGCGAGACGGGAAAGACGAAGATCGTCATACTGATTGTAACGATCGATGCAAGCCATGAGCACTGTACGGTGGTTATCCCCCAATCCTTAATCAGAAACGGAAAGAGGGATGATACTACCATCCTATCTATATAGTCAAAGACGTAGAGAAGAAAGAGTAACGTAAAGACGTAGTAGGAGTATCCCCTGGATACTGGGAATTCCGCTTCAGCGCCTGAAGTCGTTTTTTCAGACATAAAAAACCTCCATATATAAAAACAAAAAAAGTGTTTAATGACGATTGCTTTTTAAAAGAGTATCACTAATCCCGTTTTACGGTCTCTATCACGTATAATTGGCCGTGTCAACGAATAAATTGTACTATTTTTTATAAAAGTTTCAGAAATGATACGATCCCGGCGGATATCTGGGTGGTTTAGGGGAGAGACATTGAACTGGAGATCGTCTTGAACGATGGATTGCGGACGGGCGAAGGCAAAAGGGAGACATCTCGAACTTAATAACCGTGACCTTCCGATTAGGCCCTCCATAGCCGGCGGTGAAAGCTGTCCGGGCACTCCCACCGCAAAAGTCGCACGTTGTGACAACAGTGAACCGTCCGATAAATATCTAATCGCACGACAGTTGCTCTACGAGAAAATCGCCTTGGAGCTTGACGACCCTTTCGAAGTTCTCACCGGTGTATACATCGAAGTGCCCACCGGGGACGGTGACAAGTCTGCTTTTTTTCATCCTCTTAGCCGCCCTTCTCGTCATCTTAAGAGATACAAGGTTCTCCTCCGCTGCAGCAACGATAAGGGCCGGGCACTTCACCCTTTCGGCGAAACGGATCGGCTGATAGAGACCTATGATGAGGCCGATCCTCGCGGGGCACCTGTTCTCCCATGTCGAATCTTCCGGGACAATCGCCAGGTACCCCTCTTTTGAACCGGGGGCGTTCATTGCGGCGAACGTCCCCGGCTCCGCCACCACCGGCGTGTAGAAGGGCTCGCGAAATGTGATAATCCTCAACAGGTCCCTGATCCCGTAGTAGAGCCCCTTGGCCATGTTTAAAGGCCCGATCATGAAGAGGGACGAGAGGCCGTCGACCATGGGAACCTGCGCCACAACAGCCGATACCCTCCTGTCGGCGGCGGCCGTTACGATGACGTGACCCCCGCCGAAGGAAGACCCCCAGAGGGCGATCCTCTCCGTATCTATCCCGTCAATCGCCCTGACATGGTCAAGGGCGGCCTTCCAGTCGGTAACGTGCCTGAATGGATTGACGAGGTTTCTTGGGACTCCGTCGCTGGCGCCGAAGTTTCTGTAGTCGAAGAGGAAAACGGCAAGGCCTCTCTCGGCGAACCTCTCGGCGAAGGCGGGAAGGGGCGAAGTCCCTTTCCGCCGCAAAACCGTGGCCCATGATCACCACCGGGGGTTTTTTGATCCCCTTGGGGAGGTAGAGCCAGGCGGCGCACCTCGTCCCCTTGCTGAAAAACTCGACGTCTTCTCTTGTAAAACCGACCATTGAACGTTCCTTGCCTTCTATTTTGTGATTACCGCGTAAGCGGGGATCCGGAAACTGTTGTCATTCCCCTGGGAAGCGGGAACCCAATAATACGTGTCATTCCCGCGCAAGCGGGAATCCAGATTGATATTTCTGGATTCCCAATCGAGTTGGGAATGACGGCATATATTCCCAATAATGTTGGGAATGAATGTACGGATTACTCTGTCTCATCGGGAATGATGCTTAAAGCCTCTATAGTAAGCAAGACCGGCAGGATTTTCTCTCAATAAAAAAACCCGCTACCTTCCTACTGAAGGATTGCCTCGTCCCTTTCTTTAACTCACAATTACATACTATCGGATCAGGTCTCAACGTGACCTTAAATCATCTGCTAACGGCCCCTAAACTTGAGGCTGTCGTCGAGCTTCAATGCCACCGGCTCGATCGGGAGCTTCGATAGCACCTCGTTTCCGGTCTCGGTGATCACGAGCGGCCTCTCCAGCCTGAATCCGCAGACCCCGGGGCGGTTGCACACCACCGCCATCATCTGCATGTAGCCCGGCTCGAGGATGTAGTCCGGCTCGTTGTTTCCGGGAGATGCAACCTCGGCCACGCAGGGGTACCACTCGTTTCCGAGATGCCCGATCCCGTGGCCGTAGCCGGGGAGCATCCACGCGGTCCAGTCGTTCTTCTGAACGAACTCGTGGACTTTGAGGGTGACCTCCTTGAGGCTCTTCCCGGGCTGCATCTCATCGATCGCCTTATAGGCCGTCTCTGTGAATGCCTTTATCACCTCCGACTGCTCCTTTGTGGGATTGCCCATGATGTAGTTGTGGGCCACGTCGCCGAGAAACAGCCCGTACATCCCGTGAAGGTCGACCATGACCGGCTCGCCGAACTGGACAATCCTGTCGGTTGCGGGTGTGCAGCCGCCGAGCGGCCACCATGTCCGCTCGCCCGATGCGATCTCCTGCCCGCCGGTGAACGTCCATGCGAACTCGCTCCCGGCGTCCCGCATGACCTTTTCGGCTATACCGGCTATCTGCTTTTCGGATATCCCGACCCTCAGCTCCTGCCTCACCGCCTCGTGGGCCGTGTCGACGATCGCCGTCGCCTGGCGCATAAGCCTTATCTCCTCCGGCTCCTTTACGAGACAGAGCTTGTCGGTTATCTCTGTGGCGTTCACGAACTCCGCGTTGGGGAACATCCCCTTCAGCGATTCGAGCTCATAGTTGGTGATGAATCCCTCCGGCAGGTAATTCGTGGTCCCGTCCTCGTAGCCGATGGTGCCCCCGTCCTTTCCTGTCGCGTCTATCCTCATCTTTATCATGTCGAGGAAGTCGATACCCGGAAGCGCCCCGTAGCCGACGACGTTGTCGAGCCAGCTCTCGTCGGCAAGTCTGCCGGAGTCGAGCAGCGGGGTGATCAATTGAACCTCGCCCTCGGCGGGGATGATTATCGCGCTCCTCCAGGGGACGAAGCCGCCCGACCAGTGGGTGATTGTCTTCAGCCTCGTGCCGACAAGGACGTCGATCCCCTTCGCCTTCAATTCGTCCTGAATCTGCTGAATTCTCTTTGAAAAATTGATGTAGACCATCATAATACTGCCTCCTTACTGCATTGTACTAAAAATAAAAGCCTCGCTTCGTAAAACTCGACGAGCCTCCCCGTTAAAAAAATTAGGGAGATATTATACATAGTTTATTGTTTGTTGTCACTAAAATCGTTGGATTAGGGGATTTTTTTTAGTATAATACTGCATTTATTATTAGTAACACGGAGCGCACGGAAAAGGCGTTGTCGTATATTGACAACGCCCCTTCCTTAGCTTAGATTTTTTACCTTTTAGGATGCGGCGAAATTACAATCCTTTCATAGCTGTGGCAAGGGTATAAAGAAGTGAAGAGGCGAAGAAAAAGAGTTTATCAAGCCAGCCAGGCAGCATTGTAACGCCAACAAACGGCAGAATAAAGGCAACGACACCCAATACCAGAAGGATACATCCGATCCAC contains:
- a CDS encoding aminopeptidase P family protein; protein product: MMVYINFSKRIQQIQDELKAKGIDVLVGTRLKTITHWSGGFVPWRSAIIIPAEGEVQLITPLLDSGRLADESWLDNVVGYGALPGIDFLDMIKMRIDATGKDGGTIGYEDGTTNYLPEGFITNYELESLKGMFPNAEFVNATEITDKLCLVKEPEEIRLMRQATAIVDTAHEAVRQELRVGISEKQIAGIAEKVMRDAGSEFAWTFTGGQEIASGERTWWPLGGCTPATDRIVQFGEPVMVDLHGMYGLFLGDVAHNYIMGNPTKEQSEVIKAFTETAYKAIDEMQPGKSLKEVTLKVHEFVQKNDWTAWMLPGYGHGIGHLGNEWYPCVAEVASPGNNEPDYILEPGYMQMMAVVCNRPGVCGFRLERPLVITETGNEVLSKLPIEPVALKLDDSLKFRGR